The following proteins are co-located in the Rippkaea orientalis PCC 8801 genome:
- the crtR gene encoding beta-carotene hydroxylase yields the protein MQSAQTLLTVPKEYLQAPGGFNPNVWMFFSAISLIGLSICGYWLWEWPGWICFFSNVLALHLSGTVIHDASHNSAHSNRILNAVLGHGSALMLGFAFPVFTRVHLQHHAHVNDPDNDPDHFVSTGGPLWMIAARFFYHEIFFFKRRLWRNYELLEWFLSRLFLFTVVFLGIHYGFIGYVMNFWFVPALVVGVALGLFFDYLPHRPFKERDRWKNARVYPSAILNILIFGQNYHLVHHLWPSIPWYKYKPAYHVTKPLLDAKGCDQSLGLLEAKNFWSFLYDVFLGIRFHHD from the coding sequence ATGCAGTCGGCCCAGACCCTGCTGACAGTCCCCAAGGAATATCTTCAAGCACCAGGCGGATTTAATCCCAATGTCTGGATGTTTTTTAGCGCAATCTCCCTGATTGGCCTTTCAATCTGTGGTTATTGGTTGTGGGAATGGCCTGGTTGGATCTGTTTTTTTTCTAATGTTCTCGCCCTTCATTTATCGGGAACAGTCATTCACGATGCCTCCCATAATTCTGCCCATAGCAATCGCATTTTAAATGCCGTTTTGGGACACGGTAGCGCGTTAATGTTAGGATTTGCGTTTCCAGTGTTTACCCGCGTCCATTTACAGCATCATGCCCATGTTAATGATCCTGATAATGATCCCGATCATTTTGTCTCTACGGGGGGACCACTATGGATGATTGCTGCCCGTTTCTTCTACCATGAAATTTTCTTTTTTAAGCGTCGTTTATGGCGTAATTACGAGTTATTAGAGTGGTTTTTAAGCCGACTCTTTTTGTTTACGGTGGTTTTTTTGGGGATTCATTACGGATTCATCGGTTATGTGATGAATTTTTGGTTTGTCCCTGCGTTGGTGGTGGGAGTCGCTTTAGGATTGTTTTTTGATTATCTACCCCATCGGCCGTTTAAGGAACGCGATCGCTGGAAAAATGCGCGGGTGTATCCCAGTGCCATTTTAAATATCCTAATTTTCGGACAGAACTATCATTTAGTTCATCATCTTTGGCCGTCTATTCCTTGGTATAAATATAAACCAGCTTATCATGTCACTAAACCGTTATTGGATGCTAAAGGCTGCGATCAATCTCTGGGTTTATTAGAGGCAAAAAACTTCTGGAGTTTTCTCTATGATGTTTTCTTAGGCATTCGGTTTCATCATGATTAA
- a CDS encoding GHMP kinase encodes MLISRAPVRISFFGGGTDYPEYFLKQGGAVLATAIDKYSFVTASPFPSHLFDYSIRVSYRKVELVKTADELEHSVYRECLKFCGLEKDIELHNVADLPAFTGLGSSSAFTVSLLQALHSFKGEFIRPLDLAYEAIYVERHLVKDRVGCQDQLMAAMGGFNLVEFRTEDDIVVTRVPLSPERLAEFEAHIFIVFTGIKRKASQVVEKQLQRVADNTETLKKMRLMVDKGWDILTSNQPLSAFGELLHQAWIAKRSLDTVISNPEIDQLYQLGQEAGAWGGKLLGAGAGGFMLFFAPPELHDKLKETFANHQVLSIKINAPGSQIIFS; translated from the coding sequence ATGTTAATTTCACGCGCACCCGTTAGAATTAGTTTTTTTGGTGGAGGAACTGACTATCCTGAGTACTTTTTAAAGCAAGGAGGGGCAGTTTTAGCCACTGCCATTGATAAATATTCGTTTGTCACAGCAAGCCCTTTTCCTAGTCATTTATTTGACTATTCCATTCGCGTTTCTTACCGCAAAGTTGAATTAGTTAAAACAGCCGATGAATTAGAACATAGCGTCTATCGAGAATGCTTAAAATTTTGTGGGTTAGAAAAGGATATTGAATTACATAATGTTGCCGACTTACCTGCTTTTACGGGGTTAGGTTCTTCCTCTGCTTTTACCGTTTCTTTGCTGCAAGCTTTACACAGTTTTAAAGGTGAATTTATTCGTCCTCTAGACTTAGCCTATGAAGCTATTTATGTCGAACGTCACTTAGTTAAAGATAGGGTAGGTTGTCAGGATCAATTAATGGCAGCAATGGGAGGATTTAACTTAGTTGAATTTAGAACAGAAGACGATATTGTTGTCACAAGAGTTCCCCTTTCTCCTGAACGATTAGCCGAATTTGAAGCCCATATTTTTATTGTTTTTACGGGGATTAAACGCAAAGCTTCTCAAGTAGTAGAAAAACAATTACAACGGGTTGCGGATAACACCGAAACCCTCAAAAAAATGCGTTTAATGGTAGATAAAGGGTGGGATATTTTAACCAGCAACCAACCATTATCTGCTTTTGGAGAATTATTACATCAAGCTTGGATCGCAAAACGTAGCTTAGATACGGTGATTTCTAACCCAGAAATTGATCAGCTTTATCAACTAGGACAAGAAGCAGGGGCATGGGGTGGTAAACTATTAGGGGCAGGGGCAGGAGGGTTTATGCTATTTTTTGCCCCTCCAGAATTACATGATAAACTAAAAGAAACCTTTGCCAATCATCAAGTACTATCTATAAAAATTAATGCCCCAGGATCTCAGATCATTTTTTCCTAA
- the cobQ gene encoding cobyric acid synthase CobQ, with protein sequence MKAIMVVGTTSHAGKSFITTAICRILARQGWHVTPFKGQNMALNAYVTPTGGEIGHAQAVQAWAAKITPSVDMNPILLKPQGNMTSQVIIHGQAVGTTSAQEYYEQYFDRGWKAITSSLDCLASEYDVVVCEGAGSPAEINLKHRDLTNMRVAHHLNAATILVVDIDRGGAFAHVVGTLQLLEPEEKALIKGIVINKFRGQRSLLDSGIEWLENYTSIPVLGVIPWREIMFPSEDSLGLLDRPSYRSTTSLKISILRLPHISNFTDFDPLDAETTVNLNYLDLRGTLGYPDAVIIPGSKTTIADLIALHTTGMAQQLQDYVSAGGVILGICGGFQMLGQTVFDPDQLEGGQKAYKGLNLLPLETIITSNKIVRQRQIMSNYPYSGLPVTGYEIHQGITQLIQSYETEQTILLDQLFDDISLGFVNESQTIWGCYLHGLFDNGAWRRSWLNYLRQRRGLPSLPTGIANYREQREANLDAIADLVEEFVNLKPVFPK encoded by the coding sequence ATGAAAGCTATTATGGTGGTGGGAACCACATCTCACGCCGGGAAATCCTTTATAACTACGGCAATCTGTCGAATTTTAGCCCGTCAAGGATGGCACGTCACCCCTTTTAAGGGACAGAATATGGCTTTGAATGCCTATGTTACCCCCACTGGGGGAGAAATTGGCCACGCCCAAGCGGTACAAGCTTGGGCAGCGAAAATTACCCCTAGCGTTGACATGAACCCTATTTTGCTGAAACCCCAAGGAAATATGACCTCTCAGGTGATTATTCATGGTCAAGCAGTGGGAACAACTAGCGCACAAGAATACTATGAACAGTATTTTGATCGAGGTTGGAAAGCGATTACCTCATCCCTTGATTGTCTAGCAAGTGAATATGATGTGGTAGTCTGTGAAGGGGCAGGAAGTCCGGCAGAAATTAACCTAAAACATCGAGATTTAACCAATATGCGGGTTGCTCACCATTTGAATGCTGCTACAATCCTAGTGGTAGATATCGATCGCGGTGGGGCTTTTGCTCATGTAGTGGGAACATTGCAATTACTTGAACCCGAAGAAAAAGCATTAATTAAAGGCATTGTGATTAATAAATTTCGGGGACAGCGATCGCTATTAGATTCAGGAATTGAATGGCTAGAAAATTATACAAGTATCCCCGTTTTAGGAGTGATTCCCTGGCGGGAAATCATGTTTCCTTCAGAAGATTCTTTAGGATTATTAGATCGACCATCCTATCGATCAACAACTTCCCTAAAAATTAGCATTCTTCGTCTTCCTCATATTTCCAATTTTACAGATTTTGATCCCCTGGATGCAGAAACAACGGTTAATTTAAACTATCTAGATCTTAGAGGAACTTTAGGGTATCCTGATGCGGTAATTATTCCAGGTTCTAAAACCACTATAGCCGATTTAATTGCTTTACATACAACTGGGATGGCACAACAATTACAAGATTATGTATCAGCAGGAGGCGTGATTTTAGGAATTTGTGGAGGATTTCAAATGTTAGGACAAACAGTCTTTGATCCCGATCAACTAGAAGGCGGTCAAAAGGCTTATAAAGGATTAAATTTACTTCCTCTAGAGACAATTATAACCTCTAATAAAATTGTCCGACAACGACAAATCATGTCGAATTATCCTTATTCTGGACTTCCCGTAACAGGGTATGAAATTCATCAAGGAATAACTCAATTAATTCAGTCTTATGAGACAGAACAAACGATACTTCTTGATCAATTATTTGATGATATTAGTTTAGGATTTGTTAATGAGTCCCAAACAATTTGGGGATGTTATTTACATGGTCTATTTGATAATGGCGCATGGAGGCGTTCTTGGTTAAATTATCTGCGTCAACGGCGTGGTTTGCCTTCTTTACCGACAGGGATTGCTAATTACCGTGAACAACGGGAAGCCAATCTAGATGCGATCGCTGATTTAGTGGAGGAGTTTGTCAACTTAAAACCTGTTTTCCCTAAATAA
- a CDS encoding DUF1269 domain-containing protein, whose amino-acid sequence MSDLIAIAYDDEFKAEEVRLTLAKLQKAHLIELEDAAIVVKNKEGKVKLNQAINLTAAGAVSGSFWGLLIGTLFFAPLVGAAVGAASGALSGALSDIGVDDNFMRELGETLQPETSALFVLVRKVTPDKVLEEIAPYGGKVLRTSLTKDKEEELQEVLTNRGLPVS is encoded by the coding sequence ATGAGTGACCTAATTGCCATTGCCTACGATGATGAATTTAAAGCCGAAGAAGTCCGTCTTACCCTGGCCAAGCTTCAGAAAGCACATTTGATCGAACTTGAAGATGCTGCCATTGTGGTTAAAAACAAGGAGGGAAAGGTCAAATTAAACCAAGCGATTAATTTAACAGCCGCCGGAGCCGTTAGTGGGAGTTTTTGGGGATTATTGATTGGGACACTATTTTTTGCTCCCCTTGTGGGGGCGGCTGTTGGGGCAGCTAGTGGGGCTCTCAGTGGTGCTTTAAGCGACATTGGGGTTGATGATAATTTCATGAGAGAACTCGGAGAAACGCTTCAACCAGAAACCTCAGCTTTGTTTGTCTTAGTTCGCAAAGTCACCCCTGATAAAGTGCTTGAAGAAATTGCTCCCTATGGGGGTAAGGTTTTACGCACTTCGTTAACTAAAGATAAGGAAGAGGAATTACAAGAAGTCCTCACTAACCGAGGACTTCCCGTGTCATAA
- a CDS encoding Npun_F0494 family protein produces MTTTTQPVKPSDLTYSHQTLKRAERALACTSFKLPLFIAMKTDSVPLPNIAHKTGMERGYTQKPLSEQKTERDLMWLISVGILRREVDGQGITDSFRLTPLGRQIIGKWEDIGSELPHPSWWDRLVNTLTRWLRLPLL; encoded by the coding sequence ATGACAACGACAACCCAACCCGTAAAACCCTCTGACCTAACCTATTCTCATCAAACCCTAAAACGGGCAGAACGAGCCCTGGCTTGTACTAGCTTTAAATTGCCCCTATTTATCGCTATGAAGACCGATAGCGTTCCTTTACCCAATATTGCCCATAAAACAGGCATGGAACGCGGATATACCCAAAAACCCCTCTCTGAACAAAAAACCGAACGAGATTTAATGTGGTTAATTAGCGTCGGTATTCTGAGGCGAGAAGTGGATGGACAGGGTATTACCGATAGTTTTCGTTTAACCCCCCTAGGACGGCAAATTATCGGCAAATGGGAAGACATTGGCAGCGAATTGCCTCACCCCTCTTGGTGGGATCGTTTGGTGAATACTCTAACCCGTTGGCTGCGTCTTCCCTTGCTATAG
- a CDS encoding 2Fe-2S iron-sulfur cluster-binding protein has translation MTVQVRFLPDDITVNAEPGEPMLEVANRAGIFIPTGCLMGSCHACEVELDDGTPVCSCISSIPIGTESLTIHIYSDPVW, from the coding sequence ATGACAGTTCAAGTAAGATTTTTACCCGATGATATTACCGTTAACGCTGAACCTGGAGAACCCATGCTAGAAGTAGCCAATAGAGCAGGAATTTTTATTCCTACGGGGTGTTTAATGGGATCTTGTCATGCGTGTGAAGTAGAATTAGATGATGGGACTCCCGTCTGTTCTTGTATTAGTTCTATTCCTATTGGAACTGAGTCTTTAACCATCCATATTTATTCTGATCCCGTCTGGTAA
- a CDS encoding DUF3082 domain-containing protein: protein MTDSPNPSPSNPDPEKEKVTPLRCLIGSTISGTLAIALYSLTASIFHSFATKPLTSNNALVLRIGSLVRTLVMGVASLGTFIFAFVAFGLILLAIQLSFQGKSS from the coding sequence ATGACAGATTCTCCTAACCCTTCTCCATCAAACCCTGATCCTGAAAAAGAAAAGGTAACACCCTTACGGTGTCTGATTGGTTCAACGATTTCCGGAACTTTAGCGATCGCGCTTTATTCCTTGACTGCTTCGATTTTCCACAGTTTTGCGACTAAACCCTTAACCTCTAATAATGCCTTAGTTTTGAGAATTGGCTCATTAGTCCGGACTTTAGTCATGGGAGTGGCTTCTTTAGGAACCTTTATTTTTGCTTTTGTGGCTTTTGGCTTAATTCTTTTGGCGATTCAATTATCGTTTCAAGGCAAATCCTCTTGA
- a CDS encoding peroxiredoxin, which translates to MALAVGTVAPNFTTVDDEGKTVSLSDFKGKVVVLYFYPKDDTPGCTKEAQSFRDNYEQYKGKDMVVLGVSMDDQTSHKQFKEKYGLPFQLLVDTDGTLTKAYDVDGGGYSKRVTYIIDEEGKISYVDDKVQTATHAQDILSIVG; encoded by the coding sequence ATGGCTTTAGCAGTTGGAACAGTTGCGCCAAACTTTACTACCGTCGATGATGAAGGCAAAACCGTCTCTTTGTCTGACTTCAAGGGCAAAGTAGTTGTTTTGTATTTCTATCCCAAAGACGATACCCCAGGTTGTACGAAAGAAGCCCAAAGCTTTCGCGATAATTACGAACAGTACAAAGGGAAAGATATGGTCGTTTTAGGGGTTAGCATGGATGATCAGACTTCTCATAAGCAATTTAAGGAAAAGTATGGCTTACCTTTCCAACTTCTGGTTGATACCGATGGAACCCTAACTAAAGCTTATGATGTTGACGGTGGTGGCTATTCCAAGCGTGTCACCTATATTATCGACGAGGAAGGGAAAATCAGCTACGTTGATGATAAGGTACAAACGGCTACCCATGCCCAAGATATTTTATCAATAGTCGGGTAA
- a CDS encoding nucleotidyltransferase family protein, whose protein sequence is MTKIAAVILAGGYGTRVKHLLPNVPKPMASVAGKPFLEWILRYLKHQGITQNILSTGYLSDVIEEYFQQKPIPEIEVYCCQETEPLGTAGGFLNAVKNTNLFPDAWLVINGDSLIVAKFPEMVDYLADDRIDGVMLGVFVEDASRYGSLVINESGNLVKFAEKRPGQGIINGGVYLLRHQVLQQFPSGVPLSFEYDVFPILLKENLTIKVHKIQAPFLDIGTPETLPQAESFIIENFSQLIND, encoded by the coding sequence ATGACAAAAATTGCAGCCGTTATCTTAGCAGGAGGGTATGGAACGCGAGTTAAACACTTACTTCCTAATGTTCCTAAACCGATGGCCTCCGTTGCAGGAAAGCCATTTTTAGAATGGATTTTACGCTATCTTAAACATCAAGGAATTACTCAAAATATTCTCTCAACGGGTTATTTATCAGACGTTATTGAGGAATACTTCCAACAGAAACCTATCCCAGAAATTGAGGTTTATTGTTGTCAAGAAACAGAACCCCTAGGAACCGCAGGAGGTTTTTTAAACGCTGTCAAAAATACGAATTTATTCCCCGATGCTTGGTTAGTGATCAATGGCGATTCTTTAATTGTTGCTAAATTTCCTGAAATGGTGGATTATTTAGCAGATGATCGGATAGATGGTGTAATGTTAGGGGTATTCGTTGAAGATGCTTCTCGCTATGGTTCCTTAGTGATAAATGAGTCAGGAAATTTAGTGAAATTTGCTGAAAAACGACCAGGACAAGGGATAATTAATGGAGGAGTTTACTTATTGCGTCATCAAGTTTTACAGCAGTTTCCATCGGGGGTTCCTTTGAGTTTTGAATACGATGTTTTTCCAATCTTACTAAAAGAAAACCTTACCATAAAAGTGCATAAAATTCAAGCCCCATTTTTAGATATTGGCACACCAGAAACCTTACCTCAAGCAGAGTCATTTATCATCGAAAATTTTAGTCAATTAATTAATGATTAA
- the ppk1 gene encoding polyphosphate kinase 1: MSQAKVAPDTINLQDPQYYFNRELSWLEFNYRVLHEALDERTPLLERLKFCAIFSSNLDEFFMVRVAGLKQQVEADVSKLTPDGRTPSEQLTAIGERLRPLVQQQDHLFEYTLRKQLIAQGIYLINYVDLDQEQRTYLHQYFDDQIFPVLTPLAVDPSHPFPYISNLSLNLAVVVREPDTDEERFARVKVPRVLPRFVALPKELRHQEDDQAAVWTGVPLEQVIAHNLEALFPGMIVQECHPFRLTRNADLAVEEDEADDLLLAIEQELRKRHVGKSAVRLEIQSSTPSHIRQRLMEDLILEENDVYEIDGLLGLKDLFYFMSIPRPDLKDEPWSPVIPSFLQRVKEVVDGNGDGTIQLEGEDIFSLIRHSDLLVHHPYDSFSGSVQQFITQAAYDPNVLAIKMTLYRTSGDSPIVNALIAAAENGKQVAALVELKARFDEENNIIWAKRLEQSGVHVVYGLVGLKTHTKIVLVVRREGNKIRRYVHIGTGNYNPKTAKLYTDLGLLSCREELGADLTDLFNFLTGYSRQKSYRKLLVAPVNMREQMIAMIHREIDHSQKGGTGRIVAKMNALVDFQMIKTLYEASQAGVKIDLIIRGICCLRPGIEGISDNIKVISIIGRFLEHSRIFYFHNGGEEEIYIGSADWMTRNLSRRVEAVTPIEDPNLVQELQEILGIMLADNRQAWELQADGTYLQRHPGENGIEQSAQKIFMEMSLKSSGTS, translated from the coding sequence ATGTCCCAAGCTAAAGTAGCCCCTGATACCATCAATCTCCAAGACCCCCAATATTACTTTAATCGAGAATTAAGCTGGTTAGAATTTAATTATCGCGTTCTCCACGAAGCATTAGACGAACGAACCCCACTGCTAGAACGGCTCAAATTTTGTGCTATTTTTAGTTCTAACCTGGATGAATTTTTCATGGTACGAGTAGCCGGGTTGAAACAGCAAGTTGAAGCAGATGTCAGCAAACTCACCCCCGATGGACGTACCCCCAGTGAACAACTCACTGCCATTGGTGAACGTCTGCGTCCTTTAGTACAACAACAAGATCATCTGTTTGAATACACCCTCAGAAAACAGTTAATCGCTCAAGGGATATACTTAATTAACTACGTTGATCTCGATCAAGAACAACGCACTTATCTCCATCAATACTTTGATGACCAAATTTTCCCGGTTCTCACCCCCTTAGCGGTTGATCCAAGCCATCCTTTCCCCTATATTTCTAATTTAAGCCTGAATTTAGCGGTTGTGGTGCGAGAACCCGATACGGATGAAGAACGCTTTGCTAGGGTTAAAGTCCCCCGCGTCCTCCCCCGTTTTGTGGCTTTACCCAAGGAATTACGTCACCAAGAAGATGATCAAGCGGCTGTCTGGACAGGTGTTCCCCTAGAACAAGTGATCGCCCATAACCTAGAAGCCTTATTTCCAGGGATGATTGTACAGGAATGTCACCCCTTCCGCTTAACCCGTAATGCAGATTTAGCAGTAGAAGAAGATGAAGCGGATGATCTTCTCCTAGCAATTGAACAGGAATTACGCAAGCGTCATGTTGGAAAATCGGCGGTTCGCTTAGAAATTCAGTCTTCAACCCCTTCTCATATCCGACAACGACTGATGGAGGATTTAATCCTAGAAGAAAATGATGTGTATGAGATTGATGGATTATTGGGACTCAAGGATTTATTTTATTTTATGTCGATTCCCCGTCCTGATTTAAAAGATGAACCTTGGAGTCCTGTAATTCCGTCTTTTTTACAACGGGTAAAAGAGGTAGTTGATGGCAATGGAGATGGGACGATTCAACTAGAAGGAGAAGATATTTTTTCCTTAATTCGTCATTCAGATTTATTGGTTCATCATCCCTATGATTCTTTTAGTGGTTCGGTACAACAATTTATTACCCAAGCAGCCTATGATCCCAATGTTTTAGCTATTAAAATGACTCTCTATCGGACTTCGGGAGATTCTCCGATTGTTAATGCGTTAATTGCTGCCGCCGAAAACGGAAAGCAAGTAGCAGCATTGGTGGAATTAAAAGCTCGTTTTGATGAAGAAAATAACATTATTTGGGCTAAACGATTAGAACAATCAGGGGTTCATGTTGTCTATGGATTAGTAGGCTTAAAAACCCATACTAAAATTGTTTTAGTTGTCCGTCGAGAAGGTAATAAAATTCGACGTTACGTTCATATTGGAACGGGCAATTATAATCCTAAAACTGCTAAATTATATACCGATTTAGGCTTATTAAGTTGTCGGGAAGAATTGGGGGCAGATTTAACGGATCTTTTCAATTTTTTAACTGGATATTCCCGCCAAAAATCCTACCGTAAACTGTTAGTTGCTCCCGTGAATATGCGTGAGCAAATGATAGCAATGATTCATCGTGAAATCGACCATTCTCAAAAGGGAGGAACGGGACGGATTGTTGCTAAAATGAATGCGTTAGTTGATTTTCAAATGATTAAAACCCTTTATGAAGCGTCCCAAGCGGGGGTGAAAATTGACTTAATTATTCGGGGAATTTGTTGTTTACGGCCAGGCATTGAAGGGATTAGTGATAATATCAAAGTTATCAGTATTATCGGTCGCTTTTTAGAACATTCTCGGATTTTTTATTTTCACAATGGAGGCGAAGAAGAAATCTACATTGGTAGTGCAGACTGGATGACTCGTAACCTTTCCCGACGGGTTGAAGCGGTTACTCCAATTGAAGATCCTAATTTAGTTCAGGAATTACAAGAAATTTTGGGCATTATGTTAGCTGATAACCGTCAAGCTTGGGAATTACAGGCTGATGGAACCTATCTCCAACGACATCCTGGCGAAAATGGCATCGAACAAAGTGCACAAAAGATTTTCATGGAAATGTCCTTAAAATCTTCAGGAACCTCTTAA